A portion of the Rhodococcus pseudokoreensis genome contains these proteins:
- a CDS encoding FMN-binding glutamate synthase family protein: MNTPNPALRESATFDRGVISEIQRAAETGIYDIRGWGAKRKLPHFDDLLFLGASMSRYPLEGYREKCDTDVVLGDRNAKFPLHLDIPITIAGMSFGALSGQAKEALGRGASEVGTSTTTGDGGMTPEERGQSKNLVYQYLPSRYGMNPDDLRKADAIEIVLGQGAKPGGGGMLLGQKITERVAGMRTLPMGVDQRSACRHPDWTGPDDLAIKIIELREITNWEKPIYIKVGATRTYYDVKLAVKAGADVVVVDGMQGGTAATQDVFIEHVGIPTLAAIPQAVQALQELGVHRKVQLIVSGGIRSGADVAKAMALGADAVAIGTAALIALGDNSPRYAKQYEELGSAAGFYDDFQAGKDPAGITTQDPELSKNLDPVEAGRRLANYLRVLTMEAQTLARACGKSHLRNLEPEDLVALTVEASAMARVPLAGTTWIPGAL; the protein is encoded by the coding sequence ATGAACACCCCGAACCCGGCCCTGCGCGAATCGGCGACCTTCGACCGCGGCGTCATCTCCGAGATCCAGCGGGCCGCCGAGACCGGCATCTACGACATCCGCGGCTGGGGCGCCAAGCGGAAGCTGCCCCACTTCGACGACCTGCTGTTCCTCGGGGCGTCGATGTCGCGGTACCCGCTCGAGGGGTACCGGGAGAAGTGCGACACCGACGTCGTCCTCGGCGACCGCAACGCGAAGTTCCCGCTGCACCTCGACATCCCGATCACCATCGCCGGCATGAGCTTCGGCGCGCTGTCCGGGCAGGCGAAGGAGGCCCTCGGCCGCGGCGCCAGCGAGGTCGGCACGTCCACCACCACCGGTGACGGCGGCATGACCCCCGAGGAGCGGGGACAGTCGAAGAACCTCGTCTACCAGTACCTGCCGTCGCGGTACGGGATGAACCCCGACGACCTCCGCAAGGCCGACGCCATCGAGATCGTCCTCGGACAGGGCGCCAAGCCCGGCGGCGGCGGAATGCTGCTGGGGCAGAAGATCACCGAACGCGTCGCCGGGATGCGCACCCTCCCGATGGGCGTCGACCAGCGGTCGGCGTGCAGGCACCCGGACTGGACCGGCCCCGACGACCTCGCCATCAAGATCATCGAACTGCGCGAGATCACCAACTGGGAGAAGCCGATCTACATCAAGGTCGGCGCCACCCGCACCTACTACGACGTGAAACTCGCCGTGAAGGCGGGCGCCGACGTCGTCGTCGTCGACGGCATGCAGGGCGGCACCGCCGCCACCCAGGACGTGTTCATCGAGCACGTCGGCATCCCCACCCTCGCCGCGATCCCGCAGGCGGTCCAGGCGCTGCAGGAACTCGGAGTCCACCGCAAGGTGCAGCTCATCGTGTCCGGCGGGATCCGCAGCGGCGCGGACGTCGCGAAGGCCATGGCCCTCGGTGCGGACGCCGTCGCGATCGGTACCGCCGCCCTGATCGCGTTGGGCGACAACAGCCCCCGCTACGCGAAGCAGTACGAGGAACTCGGCTCCGCCGCCGGGTTCTACGACGACTTCCAGGCCGGCAAGGACCCCGCCGGGATCACCACCCAGGACCCGGAACTGTCGAAGAACCTCGACCCCGTCGAAGCCGGCCGCCGGCTCGCGAACTACCTGCGGGTGCTCACCATGGAGGCGCAGACCCTCGCCCGCGCCTGCGGCAAGTCGCACCTGCGCAACCTCGAACCCGAGGACCTCGTCGCCCTCACCGTCGAGGCGTCTGCCATGGCCCGCGTGCCCCTCGCCGGAACCACCTGGATTCCGGGAGCACTGTAG
- a CDS encoding NAD(P)/FAD-dependent oxidoreductase, with the protein MTETAKFVIVGGGLEGLAIAWSLADRGETDVLVLERDTLCSGMTGKSSGVVRCHYGTPSLAAMSWYGVDIFTRATEIFGDDMAFRQCGYVVGVGENNIDPLKANVAMMQGLGIDVDYIGHDKMAELWPGLHLDDFAAFAYEPLGGRGEAYMAGMAFGASARKLGVTIRQSTPVASLLQNAYGRVYGVTLGTGDEVHAEHVILATGPWAPELGAGVGVDIPVKAQRAQLVLIDQGVPTPEVPVLSDLAGLQYICREPNGELLVGNSDHAAPEYIDPDKYSNRADDSTIEKNIMKLGNRLPDMPDPRITSSYVGAYDVTPDYNPIIGPAPVDGLFLATGFSGHGFKISPAVGRLVADMLLDDGKTTLPNVEPSDFRYSRFEEGDLLFSLHPYEGAGEMR; encoded by the coding sequence GTGACAGAGACAGCAAAGTTCGTGATCGTCGGTGGAGGACTCGAGGGTCTCGCCATCGCGTGGTCGCTCGCGGACCGAGGCGAGACCGATGTCCTGGTCCTCGAGCGCGACACCTTGTGCTCGGGTATGACCGGAAAGTCGTCCGGCGTGGTCCGGTGCCACTACGGGACGCCGTCGTTGGCGGCGATGTCCTGGTACGGCGTCGACATCTTCACCCGGGCCACCGAGATCTTCGGCGACGACATGGCGTTCCGTCAGTGTGGGTACGTCGTCGGCGTCGGTGAGAACAACATCGACCCGCTCAAGGCGAACGTCGCGATGATGCAGGGCCTCGGCATCGACGTCGACTACATCGGCCACGACAAGATGGCCGAGCTGTGGCCGGGCCTGCACCTCGACGATTTCGCCGCCTTCGCGTACGAGCCACTCGGTGGCCGCGGCGAGGCGTACATGGCCGGTATGGCGTTCGGCGCGTCCGCCCGCAAGCTGGGCGTCACGATCCGACAGAGCACGCCGGTGGCGTCGCTGCTGCAGAACGCCTACGGCCGCGTCTACGGGGTCACCCTGGGAACCGGCGACGAGGTGCACGCCGAGCACGTGATCCTCGCGACCGGCCCGTGGGCGCCCGAACTCGGTGCCGGAGTCGGCGTCGACATCCCGGTGAAAGCCCAACGCGCGCAACTCGTTCTGATCGACCAGGGTGTCCCGACGCCGGAGGTGCCGGTGCTGTCGGACCTCGCCGGACTGCAGTACATCTGCCGCGAACCCAACGGCGAACTGCTCGTCGGGAACAGCGACCACGCCGCACCCGAATACATCGACCCCGACAAGTACAGCAACCGCGCCGACGACAGCACCATCGAGAAGAACATCATGAAGCTGGGCAACCGGCTGCCGGACATGCCGGACCCGCGCATCACGTCGTCGTACGTCGGGGCGTACGACGTCACCCCCGACTACAACCCGATCATCGGGCCCGCACCCGTCGACGGACTGTTCCTGGCCACCGGGTTCTCCGGTCACGGTTTCAAGATCTCACCCGCGGTCGGGCGCCTCGTCGCCGACATGCTGCTCGACGACGGCAAGACCACCCTCCCGAACGTCGAGCCGTCCGACTTCCGCTACTCGCGCTTCGAGGAGGGCGATCTCCTCTTCAGCCTGCACCCCTACGAGGGCGCCGGCGAGATGCGCTGA
- the glnT gene encoding type III glutamate--ammonia ligase — protein sequence MAVDTADAFTAQNIVTSPPQTLSEVARATGTTFILALFVTLSGKPCAKLVPIEAVEQLQDDGVGFAGYAAGHMGQEPKDSDLVAVPDVSSFTPIPFVKPGLAIVHCDPHVEGAPWPYAPRVILKETLKKAAELGLSVNVGAEIEYFLVNRTGDGPLTTADTDDVSRQPCYDARDVTRMYDHLTEVSQAMNTLGWGNYANDHEDGNGQFEQNFDYADAMTTSDRVITARYLLSVIAEKRGMKATFMPKPFSDRTGSGMHLHLSLWNDGGSVFPDGDDPKGLGLSKTAYAFIAGILEHACALQGVIAPTVNSYKRTGATSTSSGATWSPRYATYGGNDRTHYLRVPDKNRVELRGGDGSANPYLAAATAIAAGLDGIARDLDPGTPGSGDSPSDMLPMTLLHAMDALESDPIVTGALDVAGPGVAEYFAKLKREEFFAWHNTVSPWELDHYLTAF from the coding sequence ATGGCTGTCGACACTGCTGACGCGTTCACCGCGCAGAACATCGTGACATCCCCACCGCAGACCTTGTCCGAGGTGGCCCGGGCCACCGGAACCACCTTCATCCTCGCCCTGTTCGTCACCCTGTCCGGGAAACCGTGCGCCAAACTCGTCCCGATCGAGGCCGTCGAGCAACTTCAGGACGACGGCGTGGGCTTCGCCGGCTACGCGGCCGGGCACATGGGGCAGGAGCCGAAGGACTCCGATCTCGTTGCCGTGCCCGACGTCTCGTCGTTCACGCCGATCCCCTTCGTGAAGCCCGGCCTGGCGATCGTGCACTGCGACCCCCACGTGGAGGGCGCACCGTGGCCGTATGCGCCGCGGGTGATCCTGAAGGAGACGCTGAAGAAGGCGGCCGAACTCGGCCTGTCCGTCAACGTCGGGGCGGAGATCGAGTACTTCCTCGTCAACCGGACCGGCGACGGTCCCCTCACCACCGCGGACACCGACGACGTCAGCCGTCAGCCGTGTTACGACGCCCGCGACGTCACCCGGATGTACGACCACCTGACCGAGGTGTCGCAGGCCATGAACACGCTGGGGTGGGGCAACTACGCCAACGACCACGAGGACGGCAACGGGCAGTTCGAGCAGAACTTCGACTATGCCGACGCGATGACCACCTCGGACCGGGTGATCACCGCCCGGTACCTGTTGTCGGTGATCGCCGAGAAGCGGGGCATGAAGGCCACGTTCATGCCGAAGCCGTTCTCCGACCGCACCGGGTCGGGCATGCACCTGCACTTGTCGCTGTGGAACGACGGCGGTTCGGTGTTCCCGGACGGTGACGACCCGAAGGGGCTGGGACTGTCGAAGACCGCGTACGCGTTCATCGCCGGCATTCTCGAGCATGCGTGCGCCCTGCAGGGTGTGATCGCCCCGACCGTCAACTCCTACAAGCGAACCGGTGCCACCTCCACGAGCAGCGGCGCCACCTGGTCGCCGCGGTACGCCACGTACGGTGGCAACGACCGCACCCACTACCTTCGGGTGCCGGACAAGAACCGGGTGGAACTGCGCGGCGGCGACGGCTCCGCCAACCCGTACCTCGCGGCCGCCACCGCCATCGCCGCCGGACTGGACGGCATCGCCCGCGACCTCGACCCCGGCACCCCCGGATCCGGCGACAGCCCCAGCGACATGCTGCCGATGACGCTGCTGCACGCGATGGACGCGCTGGAATCGGATCCGATCGTGACGGGCGCCCTGGACGTCGCGGGCCCCGGCGTCGCCGAGTACTTCGCGAAACTCAAACGCGAGGAGTTCTTCGCCTGGCACAACACCGTCTCCCCCTGGGAACTCGACCACTACCTGACAGCGTTCTGA
- a CDS encoding class II glutamine amidotransferase: MCGIVGLHLREPSLYPQLGALLTDMLAQMCDRGPDSAGMAIYGDRTWSPEGESTVSLLDCPIPAVDLAATLSSTLDTTITGLDLNPTAILHGVVGAEDLAAAVRSLVPTARVIGFGEDLTVLKGVGNPVDLANRFGLPAATGWQGVAHTRMATESAVTAEGSHPFSVGPDECLVHNGSFSNHMSIKHQLERDGVVFDSANDTEVGARFVAKQLAEGVDLEKALLMLNETFDGFYTLLVSTADSFAVVRDAISCKPAVIAETDQWVAMASEYRALANLPGVDNARIFEPEPEEVYVWHR; encoded by the coding sequence ATGTGTGGAATCGTCGGACTTCACCTGCGTGAGCCGTCCCTCTACCCACAACTCGGCGCCCTGCTCACCGACATGCTCGCGCAGATGTGCGACCGTGGACCGGACTCGGCCGGGATGGCCATCTACGGTGACCGGACCTGGTCGCCGGAAGGGGAGTCGACGGTCTCGCTGCTCGACTGCCCCATCCCCGCAGTGGATCTCGCCGCGACGCTGTCGTCCACCCTCGACACGACGATCACCGGGCTCGACCTGAACCCGACCGCGATCCTGCACGGCGTGGTCGGCGCGGAGGACCTCGCGGCGGCCGTGCGCAGCCTCGTTCCCACGGCCCGGGTCATCGGCTTCGGCGAGGATCTCACCGTACTCAAGGGCGTCGGGAACCCCGTCGATCTGGCGAACCGGTTCGGGCTGCCCGCCGCCACCGGCTGGCAGGGCGTCGCCCACACCCGGATGGCCACCGAATCCGCCGTCACCGCCGAGGGTTCGCACCCGTTCTCCGTCGGCCCCGACGAGTGCCTGGTGCACAACGGGTCCTTCTCGAACCACATGAGCATCAAGCACCAACTCGAGCGCGACGGCGTCGTGTTCGACAGCGCCAACGACACCGAGGTCGGGGCGCGGTTCGTCGCCAAGCAACTCGCCGAGGGCGTCGACCTCGAGAAGGCGCTGCTCATGCTCAACGAGACGTTCGACGGTTTCTACACCCTGCTCGTCTCGACCGCCGACTCGTTCGCCGTGGTCCGCGACGCCATCTCCTGCAAGCCCGCCGTCATCGCCGAGACCGACCAGTGGGTCGCGATGGCCTCCGAATACCGCGCCCTGGCGAACCTGCCCGGCGTCGACAACGCCCGAATCTTCGAGCCCGAACCGGAAGAGGTGTACGTATGGCACCGGTAG
- a CDS encoding protein glxC — translation MAPVATTEATVLDLASSSTRTVNERLTSPEAPRTVTVTGPQGAHALACGLDSDIDVTIEGHVGYYCAGMNQQATVTVTGNAGVGVAENMMSGTVRVKGDASQSAGATAHGGLLVIDGNAAARCGISMKGVDIVVGGNIGHMSAFMGQAGRLVVLGDAGEALGDSLYEARIYVRGTVASLGADCIKKEMRDEHLTELRELLDQAGFDADPSEFTRYGSARQLYNFHVDNASAY, via the coding sequence ATGGCACCGGTAGCCACCACCGAAGCAACTGTCCTGGACCTCGCGTCGTCGAGCACCAGGACCGTCAACGAGCGGCTCACCTCCCCGGAGGCGCCGAGGACGGTCACCGTCACCGGCCCGCAGGGTGCGCACGCTCTCGCCTGCGGCCTCGACTCCGACATCGACGTCACGATCGAGGGCCACGTCGGCTACTACTGTGCCGGCATGAACCAGCAGGCCACGGTGACCGTGACCGGCAACGCCGGCGTCGGGGTCGCCGAGAACATGATGTCGGGGACGGTGCGCGTCAAGGGCGACGCGTCGCAGTCCGCGGGCGCCACCGCCCACGGCGGACTGCTCGTGATCGACGGGAACGCCGCCGCCCGCTGCGGCATCTCGATGAAGGGCGTCGACATCGTCGTCGGCGGCAACATCGGGCACATGTCCGCGTTCATGGGTCAGGCCGGACGTCTCGTCGTCCTCGGCGACGCCGGCGAAGCCCTCGGCGACTCGCTGTACGAGGCCCGGATCTACGTGCGCGGCACCGTCGCCTCCCTCGGCGCCGACTGCATCAAGAAGGAGATGCGCGACGAGCACCTGACGGAACTGCGGGAACTGCTGGATCAGGCCGGTTTCGACGCCGACCCGTCCGAGTTCACCCGCTACGGGTCCGCCCGCCAGCTCTACAACTTCCACGTCGACAACGCCAGCGCCTACTAG